Proteins co-encoded in one Bacillus infantis NRRL B-14911 genomic window:
- the thiO gene encoding glycine oxidase ThiO encodes MKKVYDVIIAGGGIIGCSIAYQQAKLGKQVLILEKRELCSEASSAAAGMLGAQAEIDENLSMLKLALKSRAMFPDIIQELEDLTGISIGLVNEGMIKIAWDDVEAEVLKKQVRFHKEWDGQVRWMAQAEICEREPHLSRGLAGGMLIPNDGQLIAPNLARAFAVGAMARGAVVLEGTEIEDFIFDKESVEGVMTSKGSFYGETVIAAAGAWTGKLLKKADLELPIFPVKGECLSVIPEGPLIRSTIFSDSGGYLVPKKDGRLIIGATSYENEFNPSVSFGGVRMLAERAYKLLPQLASARWEKAWAGIRPQTGDGLPYIGWHPAYKGLFIAAGHYRNGILLSPITGKMVSDSIEGTAAAEDKELYREFEIERGLKKVQEGWIR; translated from the coding sequence ATGAAGAAAGTTTATGATGTGATCATTGCCGGGGGCGGCATTATAGGGTGCTCTATCGCCTATCAGCAGGCGAAGCTTGGCAAGCAGGTGCTCATTCTGGAAAAAAGGGAGCTGTGTTCTGAAGCTTCTTCTGCCGCAGCCGGAATGCTCGGTGCCCAGGCAGAAATAGATGAGAATCTATCAATGCTGAAGCTGGCCCTGAAAAGCAGGGCCATGTTCCCTGACATCATCCAGGAGCTTGAGGATCTGACAGGAATCAGCATCGGCCTTGTTAATGAAGGAATGATAAAAATTGCTTGGGATGATGTAGAGGCAGAGGTCCTTAAGAAGCAGGTCAGATTCCATAAAGAATGGGACGGACAGGTAAGATGGATGGCTCAGGCAGAAATCTGCGAAAGGGAACCTCATCTCTCCCGGGGGCTCGCAGGCGGCATGCTGATTCCGAATGACGGCCAGCTGATTGCACCGAACCTGGCGCGTGCATTTGCGGTGGGGGCAATGGCCCGAGGTGCAGTTGTGCTGGAAGGGACGGAGATCGAAGACTTCATATTTGATAAAGAATCCGTCGAGGGTGTGATGACCAGCAAAGGAAGTTTTTATGGAGAAACCGTGATTGCTGCCGCAGGTGCCTGGACGGGGAAGCTGCTGAAAAAGGCAGATCTTGAGCTTCCTATTTTTCCTGTGAAAGGGGAGTGCCTCTCGGTCATTCCTGAAGGGCCTTTGATACGGTCGACGATCTTTTCCGATTCTGGCGGGTATCTTGTGCCCAAGAAGGATGGCCGCCTGATCATAGGTGCAACAAGCTATGAAAATGAGTTCAATCCTTCCGTTTCGTTTGGCGGAGTCAGGATGCTGGCCGAACGGGCCTATAAGCTGCTGCCCCAGCTCGCATCGGCACGGTGGGAAAAGGCATGGGCAGGAATCCGGCCGCAGACAGGTGACGGCCTTCCCTATATCGGCTGGCACCCGGCCTATAAGGGCCTGTTCATTGCAGCCGGCCATTACCGGAACGGCATCCTGCTAAGCCCAATCACGGGAAAAATGGTTTCTGATTCTATTGAAGGAACCGCAGCCGCAGAGGATAAGGAGCTTTACAGAGAATTTGAGATTGAGAGAGGTTTGAAAAAAGTGCAGGAGGGGTGGATTCGTTGA
- a CDS encoding Lrp/AsnC family transcriptional regulator: protein MESIVNKVLDDVDLKILDLLQKDSQISNAELARRVSLSAPAIHGRVKRLENEGYIEKQVAILSQEKLGFDLLCFIFISTNIHQAEKLEALEGTLVDMAEVLECHCLTGEYDYILKVAIKDRKGLEQFIRKLNQLGITKIQTSLSLREVKYSTVLPILPGGETSV from the coding sequence ATGGAATCGATTGTGAACAAGGTGCTGGATGACGTGGACTTAAAAATCCTTGATCTGCTCCAGAAGGATAGCCAAATAAGCAACGCTGAGCTTGCCAGGAGGGTCAGCCTGTCTGCCCCCGCCATTCATGGGAGGGTGAAGCGGCTTGAAAATGAAGGCTATATCGAGAAGCAGGTGGCAATTTTAAGCCAGGAAAAACTGGGCTTTGATCTGCTCTGCTTTATTTTCATCAGCACTAACATCCATCAGGCGGAAAAGCTGGAAGCACTGGAGGGCACGCTGGTGGATATGGCTGAGGTGCTGGAATGCCACTGCCTGACAGGAGAATATGATTATATCTTAAAAGTGGCCATCAAAGACCGGAAAGGGCTGGAACAATTCATCCGAAAGCTGAATCAGCTCGGAATCACGAAGATACAGACAAGCCTCTCCTTGAGGGAAGTCAAATATTCAACGGTACTGCCGATTCTGCCTGGAGGGGAAACATCAGTCTGA
- a CDS encoding thiamine phosphate synthase, whose translation MVFLRRLQGWPSRDKLQLHAISAGQPAEEFIRIASSISRNVDYIHIREHHLIAADIYEMGRILLEKGVPGEQIIINNRVDAAAALGVKGVQLGYHSLPVREVRITFPGLLIGKSVHSIEEAVQAEEDGADYVMYGHCFPTSSKPGMEPRGLSSLEEMTGRLSIPVIALGGISPDNMEQVIRAGASGAAVLSGIFKAVSPEEAAGAYRVALNRGGGRYEESL comes from the coding sequence GTGGTTTTTTTGCGTCGTTTACAAGGTTGGCCCAGCAGGGATAAACTGCAGCTCCACGCCATTTCTGCAGGACAGCCGGCGGAGGAATTTATCAGGATAGCTTCAAGCATCTCGCGGAATGTGGACTATATTCATATCAGGGAGCATCACCTGATAGCGGCTGACATCTACGAGATGGGGAGAATTCTGCTGGAAAAGGGAGTCCCGGGGGAGCAGATCATCATTAATAACAGAGTGGATGCAGCGGCCGCATTGGGAGTGAAGGGAGTCCAGCTCGGCTATCACAGTCTTCCGGTACGGGAAGTGCGGATAACATTCCCTGGCCTGCTCATCGGAAAATCCGTCCACTCAATTGAAGAAGCTGTTCAGGCAGAAGAGGATGGCGCAGATTATGTCATGTATGGCCACTGTTTTCCGACCAGTTCCAAGCCAGGTATGGAGCCAAGGGGCCTCTCCAGCCTTGAGGAAATGACAGGAAGGCTTTCTATTCCGGTGATAGCGCTCGGGGGAATTTCTCCTGACAATATGGAACAGGTGATAAGGGCCGGAGCTTCAGGTGCTGCTGTACTCTCGGGAATTTTTAAAGCCGTCAGTCCGGAGGAGGCAGCCGGCGCATATAGGGTTGCACTGAACCGGGGAGGAGGCAGATATGAAGAAAGTTTATGA
- the thiS gene encoding sulfur carrier protein ThiS, with the protein MKLHVNSSDILVPGTVKSVGDLLEHLKLNQKAAIVELNAAILEKSQHAETELAEGDRIEIVHFVGGG; encoded by the coding sequence TTGAAGCTTCATGTGAATAGCAGTGATATCCTGGTGCCTGGCACCGTCAAGTCGGTAGGGGATTTACTGGAACATTTGAAACTGAATCAAAAGGCGGCGATTGTAGAATTGAACGCCGCTATTTTGGAAAAAAGCCAGCATGCTGAAACAGAGCTTGCAGAAGGTGATCGCATAGAAATCGTACATTTTGTAGGAGGCGGATGA